The following proteins are co-located in the Leptospira weilii genome:
- a CDS encoding glutamate-5-semialdehyde dehydrogenase, whose translation MKEIEYVKELSYRTKKASRTLKSLSSSQKNKVLLGLADLLEKRKSEILSANESDLKNGKEKNLSSALMDRLLLNEKRVASMASAVREIVSLPDPVGEVTRGLTLPNGLELVTKRVPLGVVMVIYESRPNVTIDVGALSFKSGNACILRGGSEAFHSNAILVKLFHEILNKEGIDTSAITFVDKTDRSFMLPFLQQASLIDIVVPRGGEGLIKFVSEHSMIPVVKHDKGVCNLYIDQDADPAKVIPIVINSKVQRPGVCNATENLILHNGYPFRKELLQALAKEGVELLLDPSALSLYPKGKPVKEEDYQEEFLDLRLSVKTVSSLEEALAFIERTSSGHTEAIVTEDLSAAKIFTTSLDSAALFVNCSTRFHDGAEFGLGAEVGISTGKLHVRGPMGLAHLTTTTTYVTGNGQIRN comes from the coding sequence ATGAAAGAAATCGAATACGTTAAAGAACTTTCTTATCGGACCAAAAAAGCTTCGAGAACTTTAAAATCACTTTCTTCATCCCAAAAAAATAAGGTTCTTTTGGGACTTGCAGACCTATTAGAAAAACGTAAATCGGAAATCCTTTCCGCAAACGAGTCCGACCTAAAAAACGGCAAGGAAAAAAACCTCTCTTCCGCTTTGATGGATCGTCTTTTATTAAATGAGAAGCGAGTCGCTTCCATGGCTTCCGCAGTTCGAGAAATCGTTTCGCTTCCAGATCCCGTCGGAGAAGTTACGAGAGGTTTGACCCTCCCGAACGGTCTCGAACTTGTGACCAAAAGAGTCCCTCTCGGAGTCGTGATGGTCATCTACGAATCTCGTCCGAACGTAACGATTGACGTAGGCGCCCTTTCTTTCAAATCGGGGAACGCATGTATTCTCAGAGGGGGAAGCGAAGCGTTTCATTCCAACGCGATTTTAGTAAAACTATTTCATGAAATTCTAAACAAAGAAGGAATCGATACAAGTGCGATCACTTTCGTAGACAAAACGGATCGTTCCTTTATGCTTCCTTTCCTTCAACAGGCTTCTTTGATCGACATAGTGGTTCCGAGAGGCGGAGAAGGTTTGATCAAATTTGTCTCGGAGCATTCTATGATTCCGGTCGTCAAACATGATAAAGGTGTTTGTAATCTCTATATCGATCAGGATGCCGATCCTGCGAAAGTAATTCCGATCGTAATCAACTCCAAGGTGCAAAGACCGGGAGTATGTAACGCTACGGAAAATTTAATACTTCACAACGGTTATCCGTTTCGAAAAGAATTGTTACAAGCTTTAGCCAAAGAAGGTGTGGAGCTATTACTTGATCCTTCCGCGCTTTCTTTGTACCCGAAAGGAAAGCCGGTTAAAGAAGAGGACTATCAGGAAGAATTTTTGGATCTTCGTCTTTCGGTAAAAACGGTTTCCAGCTTGGAAGAAGCGTTAGCCTTTATCGAAAGAACTTCTTCAGGTCATACGGAAGCCATCGTCACGGAAGATTTAAGCGCGGCTAAAATTTTCACAACTTCCTTAGATTCCGCCGCTTTATTCGTCAATTGTTCCACCCGTTTTCACGACGGCGCGGAATTCGGTCTCGGCGCCGAAGTCGGAATTTCCACCGGCAAGTTACACGTCCGTGGGCCTATGGGTTTGGCCCACCTCACGACCACAACCACCTATGTAACCGGAAACGGACAAATCCGAAATTAA